The following are encoded together in the Pectinophora gossypiella chromosome 14, ilPecGoss1.1, whole genome shotgun sequence genome:
- the LOC126372429 gene encoding protein virilizer encodes MATNEQPDLLFFDTFSHDTSEELNLDLVQFPKSVYVREIRIIPLGARVEGDFPGGVRLGATNPTKFHIDFFVNDLSKPGASTFEALGSLDYCQNGQIHMESGSGLDQPRIPTDGLVLRGWYTTITLAVYGNLTQVIPETPVGVNPPPSVQRQAIPRDVPPPANVPPSDWNQENSNPIPSYTGNVATTNPDAYGPPNYPENYDNQMYRTDYYDNEPPKDPRTYHHLEDNEWEKRDLSCEREGDRIRHSPRSIEHDRDRDRRDGRSRRRSLDRGRSRESSRHRERSRELDRMDRHHSRSRSRERDYVVKGEYRPLSRSRSRSIDRRLSSDRDWDRGSYKKDDYRRHRESSYDRSRGGSYERRSPYDKRPPSYERKASYEKRGPSYERRGSSYERRAPSYEKQAPYDRKRHSPYSRIRTSSYNSRSPSRDDPRKRPRTPPGESSRRPVSPREGEASSPINSIRSEDTGDYDRSGKQIPRVEFYHQSYRHKSSIRSPSQEVENPPYVEPQHSSLVTVQIVDNATQATKEIESPIRNQEDDRSMDAEQFEPILSDEDIPDDIEGPGYMEVEYDVNEYDGVEDIIKYFNPYKADWNKYEFMNKVHVLPTGKKEEIKHVLNVTFDELCDASPDLFKISEMTKTANNREQKFLANTFPEIDNVAREEWVHQCEQIAIALSNICKNTDIIVRIFNADKDKDESNEFSDIYDLLITFCKIGLNFEYALAQQQPTYKIRHMKCGIRLAEALVSHKHNGEVMTILLNIGIDVPMLLLEMYSKEYMALSIRLMILKALNSCLSSKVSMEHFMKETMFPKFDKKQNESDRKPMNGYQALISVMQTNPLGRIKFSISALIKKLNIYEVLTKLHDLISNFGVKAEPHKGEDRELSESDIEFIVDAMAEILYMYRSQCFHLSQPKRFLPASAQFEINKECSNEILLEFFHQFHILEACLYLMTCPTTCNNLVVISPIHDLIYELINSYNGLNFLYQNMEMSELLFKTLVQPYGQNEEFIYPHDLSSYSDLQILGLEMAYRLKALYYLHSIADLQAGKSDENELIDRLQSLYCLSFGSIGKTAVPDVIVMGEHADCLMEVFENSLKTKNKSDSPSKQKSPAKGYAIELIVSAVRYSSNVPFLKKYGQRLINVSKEHERFEPSVSSVLQEVIPYLKPVEKTNLLSGDDMAECVEILKASSEHSADLPGELMTCLRILRHFCISDYDKNITIACESATDEYVELKYKYNVLQLFSLDGVAHLAGILDRLATHFDQPSMHTSFFASSKGLQLAQMILPCLSLLDEMLARVVRCRGPRFRDLTAAPVLLKTYGIVKAFPIGSVGYRTAAKAAEAAVRALLAYAQPIADDANDGDSIRRGPWTSLCSEVISYTMTAPYTFVPGLLIFSELLPLPLPMQTKSPPTERELADASNERRLWSAHLHALSNDLTDLIQIICMSTYRPVVHMLRRVCVQIADLAPNTAATVARAAVGAVTRELKPGEPATASGARVLGFLACLVSHAPVKCAVLHAMSAGGPRSNDVQSALCGILTLANAASDHAAAQEFAAHALAALCDAEVTLTPLNVSQELILANSLPNKDALSAFLDASADCLESTTKTCAVASAILRAYFVLTEHEYGFQQFKKFVAKRRESLGKFFKWVLEGSGEDKAECLSLYIDLIRILKGEEGEGAVGRKSVLTVAEMADLVGYSPTEEDHPALTLEKTLKERNADEDAIANAGFLSSHLQKLTTPEEPSTPPLEAAEPSPLSPEPLVAQFAARTVYAIGEASDERLTSSYWLNVPSAGGDDDVNDHEQLSSCDIAALAEAQLAASGGAGAVLRAVRRLAGCRDARQEPPPSDDKRPAVAWCRAVRAEAGGDAFRSRPPNTSRPPSLHVDDFTALCQPYPQPIQRGARRGAGPRYAGAAPPAAYRHLRGRGAWEMGGQHFGHFPPTSQYMMSGMGWGGGRVPRGRRCFLR; translated from the exons ATGGCGACTAATGAACAACCTGATCTTTTGTTCTTTGACACTTTCTCACACGATACGAGCGAG GAGCTGAATTTAGACTTGGTGCAGTTTCCTAAGTCAGTTTACGTGCGTGAGATCCGTATTATACCGCTGGGGGCTCGTGTGGAAGGCGATTTTCCTGGAGGCGTTCGTCTGGGCGCTACGAATCCTACTAAATTTCACATAGACTTCTTCGTGAATGATCTTAGTAAGCCAGGGGCGTCCACGTTCGAGGCCCTAGGCAGCCTGGACTACTGCCAGAATGGACAGATTCACATGGAGTCTGGCTCCGGATTGGACCAGCCCCGGATACCCACTGATGGGCTTGTGTTGCGAG GTTGGTACACAACTATCACCTTGGCAGTGTATGGCAACCTGACTCAAGTTATTCCTGAGACCCCAGTGGGCGTGAACCCGCCTCCCAGTGTTCAGAGACAGGCTATCCCCAGGGATGTACCGCCTCCAGCCAATGTGCCACCTAGTGACTGGAACCAGGAGAACTCCAACCCTATACCTTCATACACCGGCAATGTTGCCACTACTAACCCAGATGCCTATGGACCACCTAATTATCCTGAGAACTACGACAACCAAATGTACAGGACCGATTATTATGATAATGAACCTCCAAAAGACCCGAGAACTTACCACCATCTGGAAGACAACGAGTGGGAGAAACGTGATTTGAGCTGTGAAAGAGAAGGGGATAGGATTAGGCACAGTCCGCGTTCGATAGAGCATGACAGAGATAGGGATAGGAGAGATGGAAGGAGTCGTAGAAGGTCGTTAGATAGGGGACGCAGTCGAGAGTCGTCGAGGCATAGAGAGAGGAGCAGAGAGCTGGATAGGATGGATCGACATCATTCGCGATCTCGCAGTCGAGAAAGAGACTATGTCGTCAAAGGGGAGTACCGCCCGCTTAGTCGTTCTCGGTCGCGTAGCATCGACAGACGTCTGTCCAGCGACCGGGACTGGGATCGCGGCTCGTACAAGAAAGATGACTACCGACGTCACCGGGAATCCTCATACGATCGATCACGGGGCGGTTCATATGAACGTCGCTCACCGTACGACAAGCGCCCTCCGTCCTACGAACGTAAAGCCTCGTACGAAAAACGTGGACCATCCTACGAACGCAGAGGTTCATCATATGAACGGCGTGCTCCATCTTACGAAAAGCAGGCGCCCTATGATAGAAAGAGACATTCGCCTTACAGCCGCATCAGGACCTCCAGCTATAACAGCAGATCGCCCAGTAGAGACGATCCTAGAAAACGACCCCGGACCCCGCCTGGTGAAAGCAGTCGAAGACCAGTATCTCCAAGAGAAGGAGAAGCGTCAAGTCCTATTAACTCAATCAGATCTGAAGACACTGGAGATTATGACAGGAGTGGAAAACAGATACCTCGAGTTGAGTTCTACCATCAGAGTTACAGACATAAGAGTTCAATAAGGAGTCCCTCACAGGAAGTTGAGAATCCTCCGTATGTGGAGCCTCAGCATTCTAGCCTAGTTACAGTTCAGATCGTCGATAACGCAACGCAAGCTACAAAGGAAATAGAGTCTCCAATTCGTAATCAAGAAGATGATCGATCTATGGATGCGGAACAATTCGAGCCAATTCTCTCCGATGAGGACATCCCCGACGATATCGAAGGTCCAGGCTACATGGAAGTTGAATACGATGTCAACGAATATGACGGAGTCGAAGATATCATCAAATACTTTAACCCTTACAAAGCAGACTGGAACAAATATGAATTCATGAACAAAGTTCATGTGTTGCCAACAgggaaaaaagaagaaatcaaacaCGTTTTAAACGTAACTTTCGATGAGCTGTGTGATGCGAGTCCAGATCTGTTTAAGATATCGGAAATGACGAAAACTGCGAATAATAGAGAACAAAAGTTCCTCGCGAATACATTCCCTGAAATTGACAATGTAGCAAGAGAAGAGTGGGTTCACCAATGCGAACAAATAGCCATCGCCCTGAGCAATATTTGTAAAAACACTGACATCATAGTGCGTATCTTCAACGCTGATAAAGATAAGGATGAATCGAATGAATTTTCTGATATTTACGATCTtcttattactttttgtaaGATTGGACTTAATTTTGAGTATGCTTTGGCCCAGCAACAACCGACTTACAAAATAAGACACATGAAATGTGGTATTCGCCTAGCTGAAGCGTTGGTCTCACACAAACATAATGGCGAAGTTATGACAATTCTGTTAAACATTGGCATTGATGTGCCCATGTTACTTTTGGAGATGTATTCTAAAGAGTACATGGCGTTGAGCATTCGCTTAATGATTCTGAAAGCTTTGAACTCTTGTTTATCATCGAAAGTGTCCATGGAACATTTTATGAAAGAAACAATGTTTCCCAAGTTCGACAAGAAGCAGAATGAGAGTGATAGAAAGCCCATGAATGGGTATCAAGCTCTCATATCTGTTATGCAGACTAATCCGCTCGGTAGGATCAAGTTTTCCATAAGCGCATTAATTAAGAAACTAAATATCTACGAGGTTCTTACAAAGCTACATGACTTGATATCCAATTTCGGTGTTAAAGCAGAACCACATAAAGGAGAGGACAGGGAGTTGTCAGAGAGTGACATAGAATTCATAGTGGATGCGATGGCAGAGATTTTATACATGTATCGATCACAATGCTTCCACTTGTCTCAACCAAAGAGGTTCCTACCTGCTTCAGCGCAGTTCGAAATAAACAAGGAATGTTCCAACGAAATCCTGTTAGAATTTTTCCATCAATTTCATATTTTGGAAGCGTGCCTCTACCTAATGACGTGTCCAACAACTTGCAACAATTTAGTTGTGATCAGTCCAATTCATGATCTCATTTACGAACTAATTAACTCTTATAATGGACTGAACTTTCTTTATCAAAACATGGAAATGAGTGAGCTATTGTTCAAGACTTTGGTTCAACCGTACGGACAAAACGAAGAGTTCATCTACCCACACGACTTGAGTTCTTACAGTGATCTCCAAATTTTGGGACTAGAAATGGCGTACAGATTGAAAGCATTATACTATTTGCATTCTATTGCCGACTTGCAAGCCGGTAAATCTGATGAAAACGAATTGATAGATAGATTGCAATCATTATACTGCCTGAGCTTCGGAAGCATCGGAAAGACTGCGGTGCCTGACGTCATAGTGATGGGAGAACATGCGGACTGTCTCATGGAAGTGTTTGAAAACAGCTTGAAAACTAAGAACAAGAGCGACTCTCCTTCAAAACAGAAATCGCCTGCAAAAGGCTACGCAATAGAACTTATAGTTTCGGCAGTTCGTTATTCAAGCAATGTTCCCTTCTTGAAGAAATACGGACAAAGACTTATCAACGTGTCGAAAGAACATGAAAGATTTGAACCTAGTGTCTCTAGTGTACTACAGGAAGTGATACCGTATTTGAAACCTGTCGAGAAAACGAATCTTCTTTCAGGAGATGACATGGCGGAATGTGTGGAAATTCTCAAAGCTAGCTCGGAACACTCAGCAGACTTGCCTGGAGAGTTAATGACTTGCCTAAGAATCCTGAGACACTTCTGTATCTCAGACTATGATAAAAACATCACCATAGCTTGTGAATCAGCTACTGACGAGTATGTTGAGCTAAAGTATAAGTACAATGTCCTTCAACTATTTTCTCTAGACGGTGTTGCTCATTTGGCAGGAATTTTGGACCGATTGGCGACACATTTTGACCAGCCCAGTATGCACACATCATTCTTTGCTTCCTCAAAAGGCCTTCAACTCGCACAAATGATACTGCCATGTCTAAGCTTATTGGATGAAATGTTAGCACGAGTCGTTCGTTGCCGCGGTCCAAGGTTCAGAGATTTGACTGCTGCGCCCGTTTTGCTGAAGACCTATGGAATAGTGAAAGCATTTCCTATTGGATCAGTAGGTTATAGAACTGCCGCAAAAGCTGCCGAAGCCGCCGTAAGGGCATTACTAGCATATGCTCAACCAATAGCTGACGATGCAAATGATGGAGACTCTATTCGTCGAGGACCTTGGACTTCACTATGTTCCGAAGTTATTTCCTACACCATGACAGCTCCGTATACCTTCGTACCCGGACTGTTAATCTTCTCTGAACTTCTTCCTCTGCCTTTACCTATGCAGACCAAATCACCACCAACAGAAAGAGAACTTGCTGATGCATCGAACGAGAGACGTCTTTGGTCAGCGCATCTTCATGCTTTATCAAACGACCTGACAGATTTGATTCAGATTATTTGCATGTCGACATATAGACCTGTAGTTCACATGTTGAGAAGAGTTTGTGTGCAGATAGCAGATTTAGCTCCGAACACTGCCGCGACGGTCGCAAGGGCAGCAGTAGGTGCGGTTACAAGAGAATTGAAGCCTGGAGAACCGGCGACGGCTAGTGGAGCGAGGGTGCTAGGGTTTTTGGCTTGTCTAGTGTCGCATGCACCTGTGAAATGCGCGGTGCTTCACGCGATGAGTGCGGGCGGCCCACGATCCAATGACGTCCAATCAGCTCTCTGTGGAATCCTGACGCTTGCAAACGCAGCAAGCGACCACGCCGCTGCGCAGGAATTCGCCGCTCACGCCTTAGCCGCATTATGTGATGCCGAAGTGACTCTAACACCCCTAAACGTATCTCAAGAACTCATCTTAGCCAACTCGTTACCCAATAAAGACGCCTTATCAGCATTTTTAGATGCTTCAGCGGATTGCCTGGAATCTACAACGAAAACTTGCGCAGTAGCTTCGGCTATTTTAAGAGCGTATTTTGTGTTAACAGAGCATGAATACGGCTTCCAACAGTTCAAGAAATTTGTGGCTAAACGTCGGGAGTCCTTAGGGAAGTTTTTCAAGTGGGTTTTGGAAGGTTCAGGGGAGGATAAGGCGGAGTGTTTGAGTCTGTATATTGACCTAATAAGGATCTTGAAAGGCGAGGAAGGGGAGGGTGCAGTGGGCAGGAAATCAGTGTTGACTGTTGCAGAGATGGCAGATCTTGTGGGCTACTCGCCAACCGAGGAAGATCATCCAGCTTTGACCTTGGAGAAGACACTCAAG GAACGCAACGCCGATGAAGACGCGATAGCAAACGCGGGCTTCTTATCATCACACCTGCAGAAGTTGACAACCCCTGAGGAGCCTAGCACTCCGCCCCTGGAGGCCGCGGAGCCTTCGCCCCTGAGCCCCGAGCCGCTCGTCGCGCAGTTCGCCGCGCGCACTGTGTATGCTATAGGAGAAGCCAGTGATGAACGATTGACGTCCAGTTACTGGTTGAATGTGCCGTCCGCCGGAGGGGACGATGATGTTAATGATCATGAACAGTTG TCGTCGTGCGACATCGCGGCGCTGGCGGAGGCGCAGCTGGCGGccagcggcggcgcgggcgccgtgCTGCGGGCCGTGCGGCGCCTGGCCGGCTGCAGGGACGCGCGCCAGGAGCCGCCGCCCAGCGACGACAAGCGGCCCGCAG TGGCGTGGTGCAGGGCGGTGCGCGCAGAGGCGGGCGGGGACGCGTTCCGCTCGCGGCCGCCCAACACGTCGCGCCCGCCCTCGCTGCACGTGGACGACTTCACCGCGCTGTGCCAGCCCTACCCGCAGCCCATACAACG CGGCGCCCGCCGCGGCGCGGGCCCGCGCTACGCCGGcgcggcgccgcccgccgcctaCCGCCACCT tcgcggccgcggcgcgtgGGAGATGGGCGGACAACACTTCGGCCACTTCCCGCCCACCAGCCAGTATATGATGA GTGGCATGGGGTGGGGCGGCGGGCGCGTGCCCCGCGGGCGGCGCTGCTTCCTGCGGTGA